In the Flavobacterium sp. J372 genome, one interval contains:
- a CDS encoding toxin-antitoxin system YwqK family antitoxin, giving the protein MKSIIVTLLLFFISLVGRAQDINKMDAEGKRHGLWKGIYEDTKLPRYEGTFEHGKETGVFRFFENSKKSPLAATREFSAKDNSCYTIFYGEKEKKTGEGREVNKIRQGEWKFYHPDGKTIMSVENYKDGKIIGTRKVYFPDGKIAEETVYTDGIKNGPYKKYTEKGLVLEEAVYVKDQFHGPATYRNDAGQVVSTGQYKNGKKAGLWKFYKDRKLEKEVDMSASRKRP; this is encoded by the coding sequence ATGAAAAGCATAATAGTTACCTTATTACTATTTTTTATAAGCCTTGTTGGAAGGGCACAGGATATTAATAAAATGGATGCTGAAGGTAAGCGCCACGGTTTGTGGAAAGGTATATATGAAGACACAAAGCTTCCACGCTACGAAGGCACTTTTGAACATGGTAAAGAAACGGGAGTATTCCGGTTTTTCGAGAATTCAAAAAAATCACCGCTGGCAGCCACACGAGAGTTTTCAGCAAAAGATAACTCATGCTACACTATTTTTTACGGAGAGAAAGAAAAGAAAACAGGCGAAGGGCGAGAAGTGAATAAGATACGCCAGGGCGAATGGAAATTTTATCATCCTGACGGAAAAACAATCATGTCTGTTGAGAATTACAAAGACGGAAAAATTATCGGCACCCGTAAAGTTTATTTCCCTGACGGAAAGATTGCAGAAGAAACGGTCTACACAGATGGTATAAAAAACGGCCCCTATAAAAAGTACACCGAAAAAGGGCTTGTGCTTGAAGAAGCGGTGTATGTAAAAGACCAGTTTCACGGCCCCGCAACTTACCGTAATGACGCAGGACAGGTGGTAAGTACAGGCCAGTACAAAAATGGCAAGAAAGCCGGCCTTTGGAAGTTTTATAAAGACAGAAAGCTGGAAAAGGAAGTTGATATGAGTGCTTCCAGAAAACGGCCGTAA
- the mnmA gene encoding tRNA 2-thiouridine(34) synthase MnmA, translating to MKRVVVGLSGGVDSSVAAYLLKEQGYEVIGLFMKNWHDDSVTISNECPWLEDSNDALLVAEKLGIPFQTVDLSEEYKERIVDYMFNEYEKGRTPNPDVLCNREIKFDVFMKIALSLGADYVATGHYCRKGTIEKDGQEIYQLLAGVDGNKDQSYFLCQLSQEQLSKALFPIGELTKPQVREIAARMGLATAEKKDSQGLCFIGKVRLPEFLQQQLQPKEGLIYEVDADVETFKAERPQFSSVKERLAYEARNIDYKPEMGKVVGKHQGAHYYTIGQRKGLNVGGTKEALFIIATDVETNSIYTGQGHNHPGLFRKALFIQESEIHWIREDLALKDGETMDVMVRIRYRQPLQKATLHKFDDGMYISFEQPQSAITEGQFAAWHIGEELVGSGVIS from the coding sequence ATGAAACGTGTTGTTGTAGGGCTTTCGGGTGGTGTAGATTCAAGTGTGGCGGCATACCTGCTGAAAGAGCAGGGTTATGAAGTTATTGGCTTGTTCATGAAGAACTGGCATGATGATTCGGTTACCATATCAAATGAATGTCCGTGGCTTGAGGACAGCAATGACGCACTTCTTGTAGCCGAAAAACTCGGCATCCCTTTCCAGACGGTTGACCTTAGCGAAGAGTATAAAGAGCGTATTGTGGACTATATGTTCAATGAATACGAGAAAGGCCGCACGCCAAATCCGGACGTGCTTTGCAACCGCGAAATCAAGTTTGATGTTTTCATGAAGATTGCCTTGAGCCTCGGCGCTGACTATGTTGCCACAGGCCACTATTGCCGTAAAGGAACAATAGAAAAAGACGGGCAGGAAATATACCAGTTGCTTGCAGGAGTTGATGGTAATAAAGACCAGTCCTACTTTTTGTGCCAGCTTTCGCAAGAACAGCTCAGCAAAGCTTTATTCCCTATCGGCGAACTAACAAAGCCACAGGTTCGCGAAATAGCGGCCAGGATGGGGCTTGCCACAGCCGAGAAGAAAGATTCACAAGGCCTTTGCTTTATTGGTAAAGTAAGATTGCCTGAATTTCTTCAGCAGCAGCTGCAGCCGAAAGAAGGGCTTATTTATGAGGTAGATGCTGATGTGGAGACTTTCAAGGCTGAACGTCCTCAATTCTCGTCGGTAAAAGAAAGGCTTGCCTACGAAGCCAGGAATATCGACTACAAACCCGAAATGGGTAAAGTGGTAGGGAAGCACCAGGGCGCCCATTATTATACCATAGGCCAGCGTAAAGGGCTGAATGTTGGCGGAACTAAAGAGGCACTGTTTATCATTGCGACCGATGTTGAAACTAATAGTATATACACAGGACAAGGGCACAACCACCCTGGACTGTTCCGTAAAGCATTATTCATCCAGGAAAGCGAAATCCATTGGATACGTGAAGACCTTGCTCTGAAAGATGGCGAGACAATGGATGTTATGGTGCGCATACGCTACCGTCAGCCGTTGCAGAAAGCTACCCTGCATAAGTTTGATGACGGTATGTACATTTCTTTTGAACAACCGCAAAGCGCTATTACCGAAGGCCAGTTTGCCGCATGGCATATTGGTGAGGAGTTGGTGGGTAGTGGAGTGATATCTTAA
- a CDS encoding TatD family hydrolase, which translates to MLHNLHTHNYTANPGILQIVNRYPDDEIDVPYFSTGIHPWYIDESKLDEHLHIIEQRLQFENCLALGECGLDKRIETPLYIQLNVFEKQLVLAVKYNKPVILHCVAAYEEVMAIKKKLKIEVPMIIHGFSKNNQVAKQLLDNGFYLSFGKYLLRNLELSGVLAQVPSDRFFLETDTIEEGIAQVYEKAAQARNISIEQVQQLVAQNFKTVFNNG; encoded by the coding sequence ATGCTCCACAACCTCCACACACATAATTACACCGCAAATCCCGGCATCCTTCAGATAGTCAACCGCTATCCTGATGATGAAATTGATGTGCCGTATTTCTCAACCGGCATTCATCCGTGGTACATTGATGAAAGCAAATTAGATGAGCATCTGCATATAATTGAGCAGCGTTTACAGTTTGAAAATTGCCTGGCACTTGGTGAATGCGGACTCGATAAACGCATTGAAACCCCGCTCTACATTCAGTTAAATGTTTTTGAAAAGCAGCTTGTACTTGCGGTGAAATACAATAAACCTGTAATTTTGCATTGTGTGGCTGCCTATGAAGAGGTTATGGCCATAAAGAAAAAGCTGAAAATTGAAGTTCCGATGATCATTCACGGGTTCTCAAAGAATAACCAGGTAGCAAAACAATTGCTTGATAATGGCTTTTATCTTTCGTTTGGTAAGTATCTGTTGCGAAATCTGGAGTTGTCAGGTGTATTAGCGCAAGTGCCTTCCGACAGGTTTTTCCTTGAGACTGATACGATTGAAGAGGGGATAGCACAGGTGTACGAAAAGGCAGCACAGGCACGAAATATTTCTATAGAACAAGTGCAACAGCTTGTTGCACAAAATTTTAAAACTGTTTTCAATAATGGCTGA
- a CDS encoding tRNA threonylcarbamoyladenosine dehydratase: MAEWTERAQLLFKKEGLDKLKNSHVMVVGLGGVGSFAAEFLARAGVGTMTIVDGDVVDITNINRQLPALHSTIGMPKVDVVGDRLMDINPEINLIRVKEFLSPERAYELVTPQYDYVLDCIDSITPKLNLIISARRQKVKIISNMGAGGKYEAGKVKVADISKTDVCPLAKTVRKRLRKEGVSKGVKVVFSTEAPDETSLKMTDGTNFKKSFFGTNSWIPAVFGLHSAETVVKYIIKK; this comes from the coding sequence ATGGCTGAATGGACAGAGCGCGCCCAACTTCTATTTAAGAAAGAAGGCTTAGATAAATTAAAGAATTCTCATGTAATGGTTGTGGGCCTTGGTGGCGTAGGCTCTTTCGCAGCCGAATTTCTTGCCCGTGCGGGTGTGGGTACTATGACCATTGTAGATGGTGATGTGGTGGATATTACAAACATAAATCGCCAGCTACCTGCATTGCATTCTACGATAGGCATGCCTAAGGTTGATGTGGTAGGCGACAGGCTGATGGATATTAACCCTGAGATTAATCTTATCCGTGTTAAAGAATTTCTTTCGCCGGAGCGTGCCTATGAGCTTGTAACGCCCCAATATGATTATGTGCTTGATTGTATTGACAGCATCACGCCAAAATTGAATCTTATCATTTCTGCCCGCAGGCAGAAAGTTAAAATAATCAGCAACATGGGTGCAGGTGGTAAATATGAAGCAGGCAAGGTAAAGGTGGCTGATATTTCTAAAACCGATGTTTGCCCTCTTGCTAAAACAGTTCGTAAAAGGCTCCGTAAAGAGGGTGTATCTAAAGGCGTAAAAGTGGTTTTCTCAACAGAAGCGCCTGACGAAACGAGCCTTAAAATGACCGACGGCACTAACTTCAAAAAATCATTCTTTGGTACAAACAGCTGGATTCCGGCAGTATTCGGACTTCATTCTGCCGAGACAGTAGTAAAGTATATTATCAAAAAATAA